In Candidatus Methylomirabilota bacterium, one DNA window encodes the following:
- a CDS encoding response regulator has product MSRRPRQASPDGTRYLTTRESAERLGVTINAIKAWIREKRLPALRTPGGHHRITERDLMAFQAELVESCQNAARSRILVVDDDAPLAEILKESLQDEMPDAQIRTATDGYEALVQVGAFRPDVLALDIRMPRLDGFEVCRRLKARRDTAGIRILAMTAYSEGEVKRKIIACGAEDFIEKPFSITDFRAHILTLLGKAASR; this is encoded by the coding sequence ATGTCCCGTCGCCCCCGGCAAGCCAGTCCTGACGGCACGCGATATCTGACCACCCGGGAGTCCGCCGAGCGGCTGGGCGTGACGATCAACGCGATCAAGGCCTGGATCCGCGAGAAACGGCTGCCTGCCCTGCGGACCCCCGGCGGCCACCACCGTATCACCGAGCGGGACCTGATGGCCTTCCAGGCCGAGCTGGTGGAGAGCTGCCAGAACGCCGCCCGGTCCCGGATCCTGGTCGTGGACGACGACGCCCCCCTGGCGGAGATCCTCAAGGAATCCCTCCAGGACGAGATGCCGGACGCGCAGATCAGGACGGCCACCGACGGCTACGAGGCGCTGGTGCAGGTGGGCGCGTTCCGACCGGATGTGCTCGCCCTGGACATCCGGATGCCCCGGCTGGACGGCTTCGAGGTCTGCCGCCGCCTCAAGGCTCGGCGAGACACCGCCGGGATCCGGATCCTGGCCATGACGGCGTACTCCGAAGGTGAGGTCAAGCGCAAGATCATCGCCTGCGGGGCCGAGGACTTCATCGAAAAGCCCTTCTCCATCACCGACTT
- a CDS encoding transglycosylase SLT domain-containing protein: MSRHSKTLAGLTFFIVVAVSGMALSRQVIAVAGEADFERLRRAILSHVAEKNPQAPISAFRGFPETLMVEAQRTKIDHCLALAQAEVESDFRHDAVGAAGEIGLFQILPSTAAIFEPELGKFRRPQLNKPRRDLGDLADPAVSTRFAMAYLRDIMKRRATIREALTEYNGGPTGRHPHYYRMVMGAYVEVLERPSLRCRFQEAPQQPPLLTLLTRV, encoded by the coding sequence ATGAGTCGGCATAGCAAGACCCTCGCGGGCTTGACCTTCTTCATCGTCGTCGCGGTGAGCGGGATGGCCCTCTCGCGGCAGGTCATTGCGGTAGCCGGGGAGGCGGATTTCGAGCGGCTGCGCCGTGCCATCCTCAGTCACGTAGCCGAGAAAAACCCCCAGGCGCCGATCAGCGCCTTCCGGGGCTTCCCCGAGACCCTCATGGTGGAAGCCCAGCGAACCAAGATCGATCACTGCCTGGCGCTGGCCCAGGCCGAGGTCGAGTCGGATTTCAGGCACGATGCGGTCGGGGCGGCCGGAGAGATCGGCCTTTTCCAGATCCTGCCCAGCACAGCGGCAATCTTCGAGCCCGAGCTCGGCAAGTTCCGACGCCCGCAGCTCAACAAGCCCAGGCGGGACCTGGGGGACCTGGCCGATCCGGCGGTCAGCACGCGCTTCGCCATGGCCTACCTGCGGGACATCATGAAGCGGCGGGCCACTATTCGAGAGGCGTTGACCGAGTACAACGGCGGGCCCACTGGCCGGCACCCGCACTACTACCGGATGGTGATGGGGGCATACGTCGAGGTCCTGGAACGCCCCTCGCTGCGCTGCCGGTTCCAGGAGGCTCCGCAGCAGCCACCGTTGTTGACCCTGCTGACGCGGGTCTGA
- a CDS encoding hydroxyacid-oxoacid transhydrogenase: MKGVTLPTETVFVMEMSPIKFGLGATEEIAYDAQRLGLGRVLIVTDRVIGELGLPERVRALLAEQGIKADVYDGVQVEPTDRSMEEAAEYARTKEFDGLIGVGGGSALDTCKAVNLLTTYPAPLLDYVNKPVGGGKTVPGPLKPLIAVPTTAGTGSETTAVAVTHVLGQHVKAGVSHRLLRPSLGIVDPLNTLTAPPEVTAAAGADILTHAIESYTTRPFDARSKHHPPDRPAYIGANPASDIWCEKAIEYVGRYLRRAVLNGLDLEARVHLALAANYAGIGFGNAGVHIPHAVAYPIAGLVRDWVPPGYRTSHPLVPHGVSVILTAPAVFRFTYPTAPDRHLRAAELMGAPTAGLSERERREALPRALLALMRDVGIPNGLTAIGYGEHDLPALIEGTLKQPRLLAGAPRTVGTQELDFILRDSLTLW, translated from the coding sequence ATGAAAGGCGTCACGCTACCCACCGAAACGGTTTTCGTCATGGAGATGTCTCCCATCAAGTTCGGCCTCGGCGCCACCGAGGAGATCGCCTACGACGCCCAGCGGCTGGGCCTCGGACGTGTCCTCATCGTGACCGACCGGGTCATCGGCGAGCTGGGCCTGCCCGAGCGCGTCCGGGCGCTCCTGGCCGAGCAGGGCATCAAGGCCGACGTCTACGACGGCGTCCAGGTCGAGCCGACCGACCGCTCGATGGAAGAGGCCGCCGAGTACGCCAGGACCAAGGAGTTCGATGGCCTGATCGGGGTGGGGGGCGGCAGCGCCCTGGACACCTGCAAGGCGGTCAACCTGCTGACCACCTACCCGGCCCCGCTTCTCGACTACGTCAACAAGCCGGTCGGCGGGGGCAAGACGGTGCCGGGACCGCTCAAGCCGCTGATCGCCGTGCCCACCACCGCCGGAACAGGGAGCGAGACGACCGCGGTGGCCGTGACGCACGTGCTGGGGCAGCACGTCAAGGCCGGCGTCTCGCACCGGCTGCTGCGCCCGTCTCTCGGTATCGTCGATCCCCTCAATACCCTCACCGCCCCGCCGGAGGTCACGGCGGCAGCGGGGGCCGACATTCTCACGCACGCCATCGAGTCCTACACGACGCGGCCGTTCGACGCACGGTCCAAGCACCATCCCCCCGATCGGCCGGCGTACATCGGGGCCAATCCGGCGAGCGACATCTGGTGCGAGAAGGCCATCGAGTACGTGGGCCGGTACCTGCGCCGCGCGGTCCTCAATGGGCTCGACCTCGAGGCCCGCGTGCACCTGGCGCTGGCCGCGAACTACGCGGGGATCGGGTTCGGAAATGCGGGCGTGCACATCCCGCACGCCGTCGCCTACCCGATCGCCGGGCTCGTCCGGGACTGGGTGCCACCCGGCTACCGCACCTCCCACCCGCTCGTGCCCCACGGCGTCTCGGTGATCCTGACGGCCCCGGCGGTCTTTCGCTTCACCTACCCGACGGCGCCGGACCGCCACCTCCGCGCGGCCGAGCTGATGGGCGCCCCCACGGCGGGGCTGTCGGAGCGGGAGCGCCGCGAGGCGCTGCCGCGGGCGCTCCTGGCGCTCATGCGGGATGTCGGCATCCCCAACGGCCTGACCGCGATCGGCTACGGAGAGCACGATCTGCCCGCCCTGATCGAGGGCACGCTCAAGCAGCCGCGGCTGCTCGCCGGGGCCCCCCGGACCGTGGGGACTCAGGAGCTGGATTTCATCCTGCGCGACTCTTTGACGTTGTGGTGA
- the mscL gene encoding large conductance mechanosensitive channel protein MscL, producing MLKEFKEFTLKGNMLDLAIGVVLGVAFGAVVASLVKDVLMPPIGKLLGGVDFSDLFVVLGAGSYPSLKAAQDAGAATINYGLFLNTVINFALVAAALFFVVKAVNAARRQPPPAVPTERECPACLGRAHVRATRCPHCTSALTPAA from the coding sequence ATGCTCAAGGAGTTCAAGGAATTCACGCTCAAGGGCAACATGCTGGACCTGGCGATCGGCGTGGTGCTCGGGGTTGCCTTCGGCGCCGTGGTGGCCTCGCTCGTCAAAGACGTGCTCATGCCCCCGATCGGCAAGCTCCTGGGCGGCGTGGACTTCTCGGATCTCTTCGTCGTCCTGGGCGCCGGGAGCTACCCCTCGCTCAAGGCGGCTCAGGATGCCGGGGCCGCCACCATCAACTACGGGCTGTTCCTGAACACCGTGATCAACTTCGCGCTCGTCGCCGCGGCGCTGTTCTTCGTGGTCAAGGCGGTCAACGCGGCTCGTCGCCAGCCGCCGCCGGCCGTGCCCACGGAGCGAGAGTGCCCGGCGTGCCTGGGCAGGGCCCACGTGCGGGCGACGCGCTGCCCGCACTGCACCAGCGCGCTGACCCCCGCCGCCTGA
- a CDS encoding NUDIX hydrolase → MATRRPMLEFSAGGVVVDDHGRVLLIRARDLRDRSVWTLPKGAPGAGESSEDTAMREVREETGYRCEIVRPLEPVTYWFQRNGRRIRKTVRWYLMRPLEKVGEHDHEVDEVAWLEPGEALARLRYESDRKLLSSL, encoded by the coding sequence ATGGCCACGCGCCGCCCGATGCTCGAGTTCTCCGCCGGCGGCGTGGTCGTCGATGACCACGGCCGTGTCCTGCTCATCCGGGCCCGCGACTTGCGCGACCGCTCCGTCTGGACCTTGCCCAAGGGCGCCCCGGGGGCCGGCGAGTCGAGCGAGGACACGGCCATGCGCGAGGTCCGAGAGGAGACGGGCTACCGCTGTGAGATCGTGCGGCCGCTGGAGCCGGTGACCTACTGGTTCCAGCGCAACGGGCGCCGCATACGCAAGACCGTGCGGTGGTACCTGATGCGGCCCCTGGAGAAGGTCGGCGAGCACGACCACGAGGTGGACGAGGTCGCCTGGCTCGAGCCGGGAGAAGCGCTGGCCCGCCTGCGCTACGAGTCCGACCGCAAGCTGCTGTCTTCCCTCTGA
- a CDS encoding SRPBCC family protein, translating into MTYRALVLALLIVAAWSADAKPVGLSRDQLDRLQRREIVLLDHLPPGGAGQSAQGGTGVALIQAPAEAVWRLLVDYPAHRGLYPHVVDAEVVEADSRHALVRYVVGVGPFSFGFHVTNYPDSSRHRLEWRLAADRSNALFRDSWGYWQIDPRGQTSFLTYAMAARTVLPAFVTRAAERDGVVATLKAVRDRVEGR; encoded by the coding sequence ATGACCTACCGCGCCCTCGTTCTGGCCCTCCTCATTGTCGCAGCCTGGAGCGCCGACGCCAAGCCCGTCGGGCTCTCGCGCGACCAGCTCGATCGGCTCCAGCGCCGCGAGATCGTCCTGCTCGATCACCTGCCCCCCGGGGGCGCCGGCCAGTCCGCCCAGGGCGGCACCGGCGTCGCCCTGATTCAGGCTCCCGCGGAGGCCGTGTGGCGGCTGCTGGTCGACTACCCCGCTCACCGGGGGCTGTACCCGCACGTCGTGGACGCCGAAGTGGTCGAGGCCGACAGCCGTCACGCTCTCGTCCGCTACGTCGTCGGGGTCGGGCCATTCTCGTTCGGCTTCCACGTCACCAACTACCCCGATTCCAGCCGGCACCGGCTCGAGTGGCGACTGGCCGCCGACCGGTCCAACGCCCTGTTCCGCGACAGCTGGGGATACTGGCAGATCGACCCGCGCGGGCAGACGAGCTTCCTCACCTACGCGATGGCCGCGCGCACCGTGTTGCCGGCCTTCGTCACCCGTGCGGCCGAGCGCGACGGGGTGGTGGCGACGCTGAAGGCCGTGCGGGATCGTGTCGAAGGACGTTGA
- a CDS encoding glycosyltransferase, producing MTALSIYHLVAGAGLAALSLHTLLNHLTLRRLDRMRSSAPPPRMSVLIPARNEAARIRASVTGWVGQDYPTFEVIVYDDDSADDTAARALAAAAGRSRLRVVRGGPLPPGWAGKPWACHRLRAEAVGEVLVFADADIVPAPDVLGRTADALALLGADALSAVPAHESPHVGVRLLAGLQNWGALVFVPSWLDTGQGRVRCAALNGQFLAIRSTVYDASGGFSVARDSLAEDVHLGRHLAAGGYRVRLLDGARLLRCRPYATVRDLWGANARNLLAVFFDSPAVLLLALAALAALFVGPPVILGLGAALGRTGALWRWMPLAEIAAAVLLRLASDLRAGYPPWLALGQPLAILALIAMSLDSLLRLRVWRVVEWRGRRYDVAA from the coding sequence ATGACCGCACTGTCCATCTACCACCTCGTCGCAGGCGCGGGGCTCGCCGCCCTGAGCCTGCACACGCTGCTCAATCACCTGACGCTGCGCCGACTCGATCGCATGCGGTCGTCGGCGCCACCGCCCCGGATGTCCGTCCTGATTCCCGCCCGGAACGAGGCGGCGCGCATCCGAGCGTCGGTGACGGGCTGGGTAGGCCAAGACTATCCAACCTTCGAGGTCATTGTCTACGACGACGACTCCGCCGACGACACGGCCGCGCGTGCGCTGGCCGCCGCCGCGGGCCGGTCCCGTCTTCGTGTCGTCCGCGGCGGCCCGCTGCCCCCGGGATGGGCGGGCAAGCCGTGGGCCTGTCACCGGCTGCGTGCCGAGGCGGTGGGCGAGGTCCTCGTCTTCGCCGACGCGGATATCGTGCCCGCGCCCGACGTCCTCGGCCGCACGGCGGACGCGCTGGCCCTCCTGGGCGCCGACGCGCTGTCCGCAGTGCCTGCGCACGAGAGCCCGCACGTGGGCGTGCGCCTGCTGGCCGGGCTGCAGAACTGGGGAGCGCTGGTGTTCGTGCCGTCATGGCTGGACACCGGCCAGGGTCGCGTCCGCTGCGCCGCCCTGAACGGGCAGTTCCTCGCTATTCGCAGCACCGTCTACGACGCCAGCGGCGGGTTCAGCGTCGCCCGCGATTCGCTGGCCGAGGACGTGCACCTGGGCCGTCATCTCGCCGCCGGAGGTTACCGGGTGCGATTGCTCGACGGCGCCCGCCTGCTGCGCTGTCGTCCCTACGCGACCGTCCGCGACCTCTGGGGCGCGAACGCGCGCAACCTCCTCGCCGTCTTCTTCGACTCGCCCGCGGTGCTCCTGCTGGCGCTGGCGGCCCTGGCCGCGCTGTTCGTCGGCCCCCCGGTGATCCTGGGGCTGGGCGCGGCGCTCGGCCGGACTGGCGCGCTGTGGCGCTGGATGCCTCTGGCCGAGATCGCCGCGGCGGTCTTGCTCAGGCTGGCCTCGGATCTTCGCGCCGGATACCCGCCGTGGCTCGCGCTCGGGCAGCCGCTGGCGATCCTGGCCCTCATCGCCATGAGCCTGGACTCACTGCTCCGGCTTCGCGTGTGGAGGGTGGTCGAGTGGCGGGGCCGGCGCTACGACGTGGCGGCGTGA